The Benincasa hispida cultivar B227 chromosome 11, ASM972705v1, whole genome shotgun sequence genome has a segment encoding these proteins:
- the LOC120090906 gene encoding mitogen-activated protein kinase kinase kinase 17-like: MYTVLFEYCSRSSLSDHILKFGQNGLPEHEVRRYTRDIVHGLYYMHCNARYIHGDIKSRNILLSSNTAKLASFGLARKLTAEVLCEEEIWGSGQYTSPELARDGYLSWLADITGKSSFTNAYKHNCNNEEKPEMPNNISREGKDFIKCLIRSPYKRRPTWLLIKHPFVCL, translated from the coding sequence ATGTATACTGTCTTGTTCGAATATTGCTCTAGATCTAGCTTGAGCGATCATATTCTTAAATTTGGACAAAACGGGTTGCCAGAACATGAAGTTCGTCGGTATACGAGAGATATCGTACATGGACTTTATTATATGCATTGTAATGCTCGGTATATTCACGGCGACATAAAATCAAGAAACATTTTATTGTCATCTAATACGGCCAAGTTAGCTAGTTTTGGATTGGCTAGGAAGCTCACTGCTGAAGTATTATGTGAGGAGGAAATTTGGGGTTCAGGACAGTATACATCTCCAGAACTGGCTAGAGATGGTTATTTGAGTTGGCTGGCAGATATTACAGGAAAATCAAGCTTTACAAATGCATATAAGCATAATTGTAACAACGAAGAGAAACCAGAAATGCCAAACAACATATCAAGGGAAGGAAAAGATTTTATTAAGTGTTTGATAAGAAGTCCCTATAAAAGAAGACCAACTTGGTTGTTGATCAAACATCCTTTTGTTTGCCTTTGA